CGATTAAAACGGGTTGGCCTCTCGTCGCCATGTCACGCTCATGGCGTTCAGGCCGTTGGCGAGGTCTTCGTAGAAGCAAGCCTTGGCGGTCATGTGCATCGCGAGCGGGTAGCCCTGCTCGTTGTCCGTTTGCTGGGCGTACTCCACGGCCTTGGCGAAACATTCCGGCTCATCTTCACCACGTCCAACCATCAACAGGGCGCACAGCTCGTGCTGGGCTTCGCGTGACAAGCCCCGGACGCATCGTTCGATGATTTGCCGCCAGCGGTCGTCGCGAAGCCCTGACGGCCCCTCGCCCATGCCGATGAATCCTCGGTCGTGGTTGTTTCCGGTGTAGTGGTGTGGGATCGTTTGCTTCGCGAGAAACATAAGGTCGGTGAGGTCGTCGGCGGTCAGGTGCTGCATGGTCGTCATGGTTCGATTCTCCAAGGTGGGGGTGTAGGTCATCACTTCTTTTCCTGCGCCTTCAGCATGGCCTCGTATTCAGCTTCCAAGCGATCCTGCGACCAGTCCACCATCTCGCTGACGATGGGGGCCACCGCGCCATGGCTAATGGTGTTCTCGTTGAGGTAGAGCGATTGGCCCAGCCGGCCCAATTTCCACCGGATCAGGTCGAAGTGCGTGGTCAGCCGGTCAAGATAG
This region of Phycisphaerales bacterium AB-hyl4 genomic DNA includes:
- a CDS encoding DUF3775 domain-containing protein, which produces MTTMQHLTADDLTDLMFLAKQTIPHHYTGNNHDRGFIGMGEGPSGLRDDRWRQIIERCVRGLSREAQHELCALLMVGRGEDEPECFAKAVEYAQQTDNEQGYPLAMHMTAKACFYEDLANGLNAMSVTWRREANPF